The genomic interval CCATCCGGCGCATGCAAAGCCTCGACCTGAAGACGGACGGCTTCCGAAGGATCGACCTGGCCATAGCCATGATCGACGGCGTTGCTCAGAGCATGCAGCAGGAGCGTCTGCAGCGAATCCTGCCAGGCCTCGGGCCAAAGTCCGACTTCATCGGTCACCGTGATGGAACCAAACGGAACCTTGCGTTCCTTCAGTTGATTCAAAAGACCGATTTGAACAGTATCGACCATGGAAAGAAGGGACATCGAGGCATGCTGCTGCCCTTGAAACATGGCCTGGTAAAGCTTAGCGTACTGTGATCCCACTGCGAGCAGACGACTCGAAACTTCGGTCAGTTCGCTTTGACGTTTGTGGGCGGATTCCACCTGATGAACGGCTTCGGCCAGCGCCATCAGCCCGAGGCTGCGGGCATTGCCCTTGATGGTATGCAGTTGTCTAAGAGCCGCCGCGCTGCCCGAGGGTTCGCGGAGCCTTTCCGTAAGCTCCTTGAGCTCATCCTCGATATGCGGCATGAAGCGTTGCAAAGGCCGGGCATTGGCTTCCAAAAGTTCCCGCATGCAGCGCGTGATCGTTTCCGAAGTTTTCTGCGAAGCCTCAACCTCGGCCTCCAGTTTTTTATGGGCGGTGACATCGCGGATGACGAGCAGGACCTTATCCAGGCCGTGGCTCCCATAGTGCGGCTGCCAGAGCAGGTTCAAGATTCGATTGCGGCGGTGCAGTTCGAAAGGCAGCTGATGCGAGTTGAAGCTCCAGGATATTTCGTCTTCATCAAAAACATTGGCCAGGGCCGCGCGAACGGTGGCCTGCGCATCGGCGCTCAGTTCAGAGTCCTTAAAGAGCATGCTGAAAAGATCCTGGCCAGTCAGCTCACCGGAAATATCGAGGATCTGCGAGACGTGCGCGCTGTATTCCTTCCGAATCTTGAAGTCCTTTCCAAAGCGCAGGATCCCTTCTTCGATATTATCCAGGACCTCCTGCATGCGATCGCGCTGCGAACGGATCACCCGCGCCTGGCGCACGGAGTGGAGCATGAATCCGACGAGGACGAGGGAAACGCCCAGAAGACCGATCAGAATGCGGCTCATGCGTTCGGCCTCGGCGAGCCGCATGGTGCTGGTCCTATCCTTTTCCTCCAGCAGTTTATTCTCGGCGTCCTTGCGCTCCAGTTCCAGAACGCCTGCGATCTGCTGCAGCGTCTTGCTGTTATTCCGATTGTAGATGCGTTTGGAGGCCTTGATCCAACGGCGGGCGGTTTCCAGTTCCTTTTTCACATTGCCGAGCTGATGCCAGGCCTCCGTTTCCACCTCCAGTTCCAGCTCGTATTCACTGTTCGGATCGATGTCCAGGAGCTTGCTTCGCTCCTGCAGAGCCTCCAGGGCTTCCTGAGGACGGTTGAGGCGGACCAGGGTGGTGGCGCGGGTCAGAAGGCAGGCGCCGGACATGATGGTGTTCTTCATCTGCTTGAAGAGGACGCAGGATTCCTCATTCGGCTTGAGAGCCTCCTGATAGCGTTTCGCGCTGTTATAAGTGTCCGCCAGCTGACCAAGGTAATAAGGCAGAAGATCGGTTTTTTTCGAGCGGCGCGAGGCTGCGATCGCTTCCAGAAAAGTATCGATGGCCAGCTGATGCTCGCCGCGACGATTATGAAAGAACGCGAGGTTGATGTAATTGTTGCCGACCATATAGCGCATGCCTCGTGACTTGAAGTAGGCGATCGACTTATCCAGCATGAGTCGGCCTTCGTCGGAACGGCCGACGAATTCGTTGCGCGTGTAGACAAGCGCGAGGTTATTGATGATGTCGTGATAAAGAACGCCCTCGGGACGCCCTTGAATGGCCCGCAGCGCGCGACTGATGACTTCGATGGATTCCTTCGGCTTATCACCGCGTGCGAAGTAGTAGCCGAGGTTATTGCAGGCAAAGGCCAGAAGTTCGGGGTCTTTGGAATCTTCCGCCAGCTGGATGGATTTTTCATAGTGGGCCGTGGCCTCGACCGCTTTGCCATCGTACTCGTAATAAATGGCGAGCGCGCTGACAGCATGAACCCAGGGCCACATGTAGCGATGCTTTTCCGCGATCGTCAAAGCGGCTTCGGCCAGCTTTTTATGCTCCGCGACATTTTCCGCGAAGCTGGCGGCCTCAGCTCCGATCGCATAAAGGATCGCCGTGCGTTCGTCTTCCAGACCCTCGGGTTGGGATCGGAGCAGCGCCTTCACCGTGAGCAGGGTTTCATCCGGCTCGTTATAGGTTTGCTCCCAGAGCTGAAAAAGATCCGGAGGCAGGGCCGCATGAAGGGGAGGCGTTCGCAGGAAAAAGGCGGCAAGGATACTCACCCCAGTCAGGAGCCGAAGGAAAAGGGAGAGACCATGCTGCGGGCGGCCTTGGGCCATAGCGCGATATCCTGGAATGATTCTTTTTTGATTTCGGCCTTTTTTCCCAGAGTTTGAAGGTCTATCCTGGAAAAGTAAGCTTTGTCTCCGCCTCGCCACAGACTGCAAGGTGGGCTATAATTTCTTGAAAAATGATAGGAGCCCCGCCTCATGATGCGAATTCTGGCTTTCGGACCTTTACTGACCTTTTTCATGGCGTGCAGCACGATGAGCGGCGGCAGCGGCCCGGACGGCGAACGCCTGGAAATGACTGGCCTGGAGGAAATGTCTCTCGAATATATCAAAACCAAATGGGGCGAGCCGGAAACCAACATACCCAAGGGAGAAGGCCGCGTGGTGCACTATAAGAACATCCGCAGCCAGGACGAGGATCCTGTCACAGGCAAGGTCACGGTGAAGTCCTGCGAGGTGCGCCTCGATCTGACCAAGGAGTTGCTGGTGAAGACCTGGGAATATGAGAACTGCAAAGTCGTCACAAGCGGTAAATGATGCAGGGAAACTGTCGCATAATCGTCACGGGGCAGGTGAAATAAGCCTGTGGAATATGAGTCTTTTTGGTTAAGTTTTCATAAATGGACAACTGGCCAATTTCTTCCCAAACTGAGCCCAGTTTTAAAGCTCAGTAACGGACGCTGTCGTCAGCATTTGCGTAATGCTTGCTGGGACAGGCTTTGATGGGAAGGAAATGGACTATGAAAAAAGTCAGCGGGATCGTAAGAGGTGCAGTATCCCTTGGTGTTATGGGGCTTGCCGCCGCTTGCGGTGTGGCGCCTGCCGATCGTAGCGAAGTCAAAGTCACCAACGGTCGTGAAGTCGGTGAAACGGAATATCCTTCCGTCGTGCTGCTCTATGATCAAACGCAGGGAGCGATCTGCACCGGAACTTTCATCACGCCGACTGTCGTCCTGAGCGCGGCGCATTGCACGATGGGTGGCAAAGTCGATGCCGATGGCAATGTGGATCTGAAACTGGCCATCATCAAAATCAGCGATGCTGCCAATAAAAAAGCTGAACTCGTCGCGGAGTCCACCGCCATCGTGCGGAACCCGCTTTGGGATAAAAACGGCGGCAACGTGAATAAATACGACCTGAGCCTCATCTCCTTCCCGCAAGGCACAGCCCAGGCTGTGAGTTCCATCGCGTCCACCCCTGCCAAGGCCAAAGACAAGTTCACGATCGTGGGCTATGGCCTTAATCAGATGAAAGATGTAAGCAAGGGCGACAGCGCGGGCGTGAAACGCGAAGGCGTGAACTCGGTCAGCAGCGTGAGCGGTGGTTTTATTCAATTCACCGGCAAGGATTCCACCACCACAGGTGATGGTACGGATTCGTCGTCGGCTTCGGGCGACAGCGGCGGCCCGCTCTTTATTAACGGAAAAGTCGCAGGCGTCACATCAGGCGGCGGCTGGGGTGGTTTTGGCCGGACCCGTTCGATGTATGTCGACCTTTGGTCCGCAGAATCCCGTGCGTTCCTGGCTAAACATCTGGACTCCAACTGATAAACGGCTTCAGTCTTAGTCTTTTTTCAAGGCTCCCGGTCCCTCCGGGAGCTTTTTTTATTGATCTTAATGGCATGTTGTGGGGATTCTCGTTAAGCTCAGGATGATTCTTCGTGCGAATAAAAACTTGCAAGGCCCCATTGCCTGCAGGTTAAAACAATTACGTTCGTCCGCATGCCGTCCCCATACCAGGAGTCATACCATGACGCATGTTCCCTTCTTGACCCGCTGTCTTGTGCTCACCGGCCTTTTCGCCCTGAGTTCCCACGCGTTGGGCAAGGCTGTCACCGTCAACCTTCTGCCTGATGAATCCAAGGTCTCGTTCAAAGCGCTGGCCACACTGCTGACGATTCAGGGCAAAGGTTCCGGCGTGCGTGGCAGCTTCAAAATATCCGGCCCCAAAGCCATCGAAGGCAAGGCGACGCTGCCCCTGGATGGGCTGACGACCGAGATGAGCCTGCGCGATAAGCATATGAAGAGCGAAAAGACTCTGTACGTGGCGAAATACCCCGAAGCCGTGTTCGTCCCGACCCAACTGCCCTGGGAAGATCCCAGCGAGGTCTTGAAAAAGAAAACGGACAAGGCGCATTTCGAAGGCAAGCTGACTCTTCACGGTGTGGAAAAACCCGTCAGCGGTGACGTATCGACGGAATTCGCCGGGGATAAGGTGAAATATACCTTCAATTTTCAGGTGAAGCTCTCGGATCATGATATCCCGCTGCCGTCCTTCAGTGGCGTGAAGGTCAAGGATGATGTGGAAGTGATGGTGGAAACTCCTGCCAAGGTGGTTGTTCAGTGAGGCTACATTTTTTATCTCTGTGGGTGCTCGCCCTTGGTTTCTTGTCCTCTTCGGCCTTTGCGTTTCCTGATACGGCGCGGCATGGATATGTGAACTGCGGAGTCTGCCACGTCAGCATTAGTGGCGGTGGTACCCTGACTCCTTATGGCCGCGCGCTGTCGGCTGAATTTATGAGCACCTGGGCCCAGGAGGACGAGGGTCAGCCGCTGCACGGTGCGGTGAAAAATATTCCGGAATCCCTTTTGGTAGGCGGCGGTTTTCGCTCAGTGCAAACCTATGCCGATAATCCCCGCTTCAAGCAGGGCCGCTATTTTCTGATGCAATCCGACATTGAGCTCGGGTGGACAACAGAACGCGTCACCGCGCTGGCGAGTTTCGGACTGAACATCAATTCGCCGGACACCAAGGATGATGATGAATGGGAAAGCGCGCGGCACTTCGTCATCGTGAACTTCACGGAGAATATCAGCGTCCGCGTCGGCAAGTTCATGAAGAACTTCGGTCTGACGATTCCGAATCACACGACCCAGATTCGACGGGGACTCGGCTGGGATGAGTTTTCGGAAACGTACAACGCGGAAGTGAATTACGTGACGGAAAACTATATCGTCAGCTTCACGGGCATCGGCGGCAGGCCGGATGATGATGAAGTCGACAGTGAAAAGGGCTTTGCGGTGTCCGGTCAGTACCTGAGCCTGAAGCCCAACATTCGCGCCGGTGGCAGTTACTTCTCGGGGCGTGCGACCGATGACACCGAACGCGAGATCTTCGGCCCCAACTTCGTCTGGGGTATCACGCAAAGCCTTTATTTACAGGGTGAATACGATTGGGTGCGCGTGGCGCCCGTCACCGGCGAACTCCTGGAAGGTTATGCGACCTATACGCAGGCCGGCTATGAAGTGCTGCGTGGACTCGATCTGACTCTGATGCACGAGATGAAGAAGAATGACAGACAGGACAGCGAACTCGCCTTTCAAGGCTATGGTCCCGGCCTTCGCTGGCAGCCGCGTCCGCATTTTATCCTGACCGGCCAGTGGCAGAAGCAAAAGACACCGCTCTATGCCAAGGCTGTGGACGGTGCGTTCTTTGTGCTGCAGTACTGGTTATAAAAAAGAGCCGGAGGCTTACTCCGGCGTTCCCTGAGCAATCCAGGCCCCGAGCAGCGCCCGCAGATCGGCTGACATCGCGCCACCTTTCGGCATGCGCTTGGAATCCACGGTCGAACGCTGGATCTCCGCCGCCTCGGCTTTCGCCGCCGCATAGCCATCCAGATTCACTCCACCCTGATTGCCGCCGCCACTCGAATGACAGCTGATGCAGTAAGGTTCCAGGACCTTGGATTGAATTTCGGCAAAGCTCACCGGAGTCGCAGGATCCACGGTGACCGTTTCCGCGCCGTCGTCCTTTTCCTCTTTAAAATTGCAGCCGCTCAAAGGGGCCACGGCCAGGAGCACACTCATAAGAAAACGCCGACTGATGGCGACAGAATGAAACATGGATACCCTCCCTACGCGGCGCGCCGCTGATCCTTACTGAAAGATAAACTTATTAACCTCTTGATACCACGACTTTTAATAGGCACATGGCCTTGGGAATCAGCCGCAGCCGAAGGCCGTCTCGGGGAGCATTGTTCCCTTCCGATACACTTCGCATGCGAAGTCTGTTTTTTTATATCCTGAGTTTCTTTGCAAGCGTTTTTCCTAACGCTCGGGGGGCGCTTTACGCTCAAGATGCCCTGCGCCTGCCCCCGCAGGGGAGGCTCGATGTTCGCTTTGAAAACCAGGTCAGCACCATTTTGGACAAGACCGGCGCCTTTCATGAGAATCCTGATCAGCTTCTGACTCAGGAATGGACCCAGAATATCGCCCGCAGCAGCCTGAATATGGGCTATTCGAATGCCACGCTCTGGGTTCGCTTCCGTCTGATGGCAGAACCAGCTCTGGCCCCGCGCCTTGTGATCTCGATGAAAGAAGCCAGCCTGAATCGCGTTGTTCTTTACGAACTGGTCGAAGGTCGCCTGCTCAGGCGTGCCCAGGGCGGTGGAGCCCTGCATTCCAGGGATCGGTCCATCAATAGCCTCGGTATTCATCTGCTGCTGGAAACGCCGCCGCCGGGCCCTCATGAATACGTGCTGTCGATCCAGGCCATGGGTGGGGTTTTGGATGGGGCCTTCACCCTGCATGAAGCCAATTCCTGGATCGCCCATCGCATGACGCCCGCCCTGATTTTCCAGGGCGTCTTCTATGGCTTGCTTTTCGCCCTCATGATCTCCAATGCGCTGACCTTCGTCATCACGCGCCAGCGCGTTCATCTTTATTACGTCGCCTACGGTTTCTGCGTGGTCTCCACAGTGGCGAATTTTGAAGGTATCTTCGATTGGCTCATGCCCTGGCCGGCGGTGGGCGGATGGATTTATCTGGCGCCGATATTTTCGAGCTGCCTCGCCATCAGTCTTTTTCTGATGCTGAAGAATTTTTATGAGGCGGACGCCCGTTTCCCACGCCTCGCGCTTCTGTTTAAACTCATGATCGCCATCAACATCCTGCCCATAATCTTCACCATCCTGGGCTTTTCCAGAGCCGCCAGTCAGCTGATCAATATCCAGATCATCCCCGCCACCATCCTGGTCGTGGCCAGCGGCTGGTACGTCTGGCGGGAAGGGTTTCGTCCGGCGCTTTATATGATCATCGCGCGACTTCTCATGCTGGCCTTCACGGCTGTGATCATCATGAAACTTTATAACCTGGTGCCGTCCAATACCTTCACCGAGTATGCGTTTCACATCGGGACTGTGCTTGAGATGATGATCGTATATTTCGGTCTGGCCCATCGCATGAAAAATCTTGAAAGCCAGAAGGACAAAGCCGAGCAGAATGAACGCCTCGCCACCGTCCGCCTCGACTGGTTCAATACCCTGGTCCGCGTGATTACGCATGATATGTCCACGCCCATTTCCGTAATCTCGACCTCCGTGGATCTGGAGCTGCGGCGTCATCAGCCGTCAAGCTCTCTGAAACGCAATCTGGAACGAATCCAGCGGGCTGTGAATCAGCAGCATGACCTGCTCGGGCATGTTCGTGAAATGATCGCCGTCACCACCGGCAAAAAAACTTTGCACTGCGTGCCGATCGAGCTGCAGGGAAAACTCAATGGCCTGCTTTTGAATTTTGCGGAGCGGATGGAAGCCAAGCAGATCCGCGTGCAGCTCGATAAGCCGGAGGAACCGCTTTACGTCCTGGCCGAGGCAACCGCGCTGGAGCATACGATCCTCAGCAATTTCATGTCGAATGCGATCAAATTCTCCCAGCCCGGCGGTACGATCCAGATCCAGCTTCTGGAGGAAGGCGAACAGGCCGTGATCCGCTTTCGGGATCAAGGCATCGGTATTCCGCCTGACCTGATCGACAAACTCTTTGATCCGACCAAAGCCACATCCCGTCCGGGGACCGCCCACGAAAACGGTACCGGATTCGGCCTGCCCATTGCCCAGGTTTACATCGAACAGTTCAATGGCACGGTTTCTGTCAGCTCGCAGGTTGCGGCTCAGGAAGGCGATCCATCCGGAACCACTTTTGAAATTCGTTTGCCTCTGTGTGCGGCAGAGGCCGACGGTCGAGAAACCCGTATTTCAGCCTGAATTTTATACGTCCAAAAAGCCTGTATGAGAAACACTTCAGTCTGTGGTTTCCCGCGAGATTCCATTGAGTATTCAGTCGAATCGTTTGACATCCCTGGCGAATGTTGCTAATGGCCTGATAGGCTTGGTGCGCTTTACTCTGGAGTCGTCAAACGTGTTCAGTAAAAAGTCGGTCGTGCGTGAACGCTGGATTATGGGATGCCTGTTACTGGCGTCCTTTGTAGTCTTTGTCTTGGATTCGCGTGCAGCTTTGGGAGTCGCAGTCTGGATTCCTTATATCGCATTCGTTGCTCTGTCCCTTTTCACGGGACGCCCTGGCTTTCCCATAGTCCTGGCCGGCCTAACGTCGCTTGGGATCATCCTTGGCTTCTTCAAAACTACCGATGAAGAACTCACGCGTTCGGTCGTCATCATCAATCGCAGTTTCGGAGCTGTGACCCTCTGGCTCGTCGCCTTCGTGGTCTATCGTTTCCTTATAGCCCAAAGGGATCTGGCGCGGCAGCAGGAGGAAACAGAGACGGCGCATGCCCGTCTGCAAAAGCAGGATTGGGTGAACCAGGGTCGTGCACGCATCAGCGAAGCGATCCGCGGGGACATGACGATCGAGACTATGACGACCGTGTTTTTGCGAACAGTCGCGCAATACTTGGACGCCGCCCTGGGCTCGTTTTATCTTCTGCAGCCGACGCAGGAACTCGAACGCGTCGCGACCTATTGCTATGCGGTCGGCTCGGAAACGAAAAAGACCTTCAAACTGGGTGAAGGCTTGATCGGTGAAGCGGCGGTCAGCCAGCGCATGCTGGAGCTGAAAAATCCGCCGGAGTCCTATCTGGTGGTCGAATCCTCCTTGGGTCGCACGTCGCCCGCGCATCTTGTGGTGATACCGCTGGTCTTCAACGATCATGTCGTCGGAGTGCTGGAACTGGCGAGCCTTCGCGAACTGAATGCCGAAGCGCTGCATCTTTTGGAGTATGCGAGCGAATATGCCTGCATTCGCATCAATGCCGCCCTGAAGCGCATACGTCTGCAGGAACTTTTGCTGCAGACGCAGAAGCAGGCTGAGGAACTTCAGGCGCAGCAGGAAGAACTGCATGCGACCAACGAGGAACTGAGCCAGCAGGCCCGCGCCCTGATGCAGGCCCAGGCTCAGCTGGAAATGCAGCAGACCGCGCTGGAAGAAAGCAATGCCGAGCTGGAGCAGCAGCACGCCCATCTCGAAGATCAGAAAAAACAGCTGGAATCAGCCAACCGCAATCTGCGCGAAGCCAAGCTCACAGCTGATCAAAAAGCCCGCGAGCTGGAAACCGCCAGTCGTTATAAGTCGGAATTCCTGGCGAACATGTCGCACGAACTGCGCACGCCATTGAATAGTATCCTGCTCCTTGGGCAGATGCTCCAGCGCAATAAGGCCGGTAATCTGACCAGCGATCAGCTGGATTCCGCGCGCATGATACAGGCGGCCGGCGAGGACCTGCTCAATCTGATCAATGACGTCCTGGATCTGTCCCGCGTCGAGGCCGGCAAGCTTGAACTCGTGCGGGACGAGTTGCTGATGTCCAGCCTTAAGAAAAGTATCGAGCGCAGTTTCCAAAGCCTCGCGCAAAGCAAGGGCATAGGTCTTCGTTGCCTCGTCACCGATACCTGTCCCACGATGATCGTCAGCGATCCGCAGCGGGTCGAGCAGATTGTCAAAAACTTCGTATCCAATGCCATCAAATTTACCGAAAAAGGCGCTGTCACCGTGCGGC from Oligoflexus sp. carries:
- a CDS encoding trypsin-like serine protease, with amino-acid sequence MKKVSGIVRGAVSLGVMGLAAACGVAPADRSEVKVTNGREVGETEYPSVVLLYDQTQGAICTGTFITPTVVLSAAHCTMGGKVDADGNVDLKLAIIKISDAANKKAELVAESTAIVRNPLWDKNGGNVNKYDLSLISFPQGTAQAVSSIASTPAKAKDKFTIVGYGLNQMKDVSKGDSAGVKREGVNSVSSVSGGFIQFTGKDSTTTGDGTDSSSASGDSGGPLFINGKVAGVTSGGGWGGFGRTRSMYVDLWSAESRAFLAKHLDSN
- a CDS encoding YceI family protein, coding for MTHVPFLTRCLVLTGLFALSSHALGKAVTVNLLPDESKVSFKALATLLTIQGKGSGVRGSFKISGPKAIEGKATLPLDGLTTEMSLRDKHMKSEKTLYVAKYPEAVFVPTQLPWEDPSEVLKKKTDKAHFEGKLTLHGVEKPVSGDVSTEFAGDKVKYTFNFQVKLSDHDIPLPSFSGVKVKDDVEVMVETPAKVVVQ
- a CDS encoding tetratricopeptide repeat protein; the encoded protein is MAQGRPQHGLSLFLRLLTGVSILAAFFLRTPPLHAALPPDLFQLWEQTYNEPDETLLTVKALLRSQPEGLEDERTAILYAIGAEAASFAENVAEHKKLAEAALTIAEKHRYMWPWVHAVSALAIYYEYDGKAVEATAHYEKSIQLAEDSKDPELLAFACNNLGYYFARGDKPKESIEVISRALRAIQGRPEGVLYHDIINNLALVYTRNEFVGRSDEGRLMLDKSIAYFKSRGMRYMVGNNYINLAFFHNRRGEHQLAIDTFLEAIAASRRSKKTDLLPYYLGQLADTYNSAKRYQEALKPNEESCVLFKQMKNTIMSGACLLTRATTLVRLNRPQEALEALQERSKLLDIDPNSEYELELEVETEAWHQLGNVKKELETARRWIKASKRIYNRNNSKTLQQIAGVLELERKDAENKLLEEKDRTSTMRLAEAERMSRILIGLLGVSLVLVGFMLHSVRQARVIRSQRDRMQEVLDNIEEGILRFGKDFKIRKEYSAHVSQILDISGELTGQDLFSMLFKDSELSADAQATVRAALANVFDEDEISWSFNSHQLPFELHRRNRILNLLWQPHYGSHGLDKVLLVIRDVTAHKKLEAEVEASQKTSETITRCMRELLEANARPLQRFMPHIEDELKELTERLREPSGSAAALRQLHTIKGNARSLGLMALAEAVHQVESAHKRQSELTEVSSRLLAVGSQYAKLYQAMFQGQQHASMSLLSMVDTVQIGLLNQLKERKVPFGSITVTDEVGLWPEAWQDSLQTLLLHALSNAVDHGYGQVDPSEAVRLQVEALHAPDGVRLCIRDRGRGISWDKLKKLAHERQFQPEPGRPLSDLLFLDGITTTEKLSLMSGRGVGLAAVKDACQKLGATVTLCDNDEGRGTMLVVDIPAGAQALSA
- a CDS encoding response regulator produces the protein MFSKKSVVRERWIMGCLLLASFVVFVLDSRAALGVAVWIPYIAFVALSLFTGRPGFPIVLAGLTSLGIILGFFKTTDEELTRSVVIINRSFGAVTLWLVAFVVYRFLIAQRDLARQQEETETAHARLQKQDWVNQGRARISEAIRGDMTIETMTTVFLRTVAQYLDAALGSFYLLQPTQELERVATYCYAVGSETKKTFKLGEGLIGEAAVSQRMLELKNPPESYLVVESSLGRTSPAHLVVIPLVFNDHVVGVLELASLRELNAEALHLLEYASEYACIRINAALKRIRLQELLLQTQKQAEELQAQQEELHATNEELSQQARALMQAQAQLEMQQTALEESNAELEQQHAHLEDQKKQLESANRNLREAKLTADQKARELETASRYKSEFLANMSHELRTPLNSILLLGQMLQRNKAGNLTSDQLDSARMIQAAGEDLLNLINDVLDLSRVEAGKLELVRDELLMSSLKKSIERSFQSLAQSKGIGLRCLVTDTCPTMIVSDPQRVEQIVKNFVSNAIKFTEKGAVTVRLKAAGPEHPGYALAIEVQDTGIGIPKDKFEVIFEAFRQVDGSIGRRYGGTGLGLSISRDLCGLLQGHILIQSEEGLGSTFTLLLPQELPESISPAAVPQPKETPPAREKPAPLVPQALREEFHDDRLDLKPSDQTILVIDDDAHFAQMLRELVHERGFKCLLSDSGERGIQDAMEFLPDGIVLDLGLPGISGMEVLEKLKSDPHTRPIPVHVISGSDYSRNALYLGAIGYLMKPVSLSDVQLALQRIENLSEKAVKNILIVEDDSIQLHAMTQLIQGSDSVHITGVTSGRKALEELRRQTFDCMVLDLKLPDMTGLELLEKMSREEGLGHPPVIVYTGQRLSRDEEQRIRRYAEAIVVKGARSMERLLDETTLFLHRIEDNLPVKSQALLKEARLLERSFADARILLVDDDMRNLFALVHVLEDRGAMVITARNGQEALDVLDKDPSINIVLMDVMMPVMDGLEAMQRIRQNKLWKQLPIISLTAKAMKGDQEKCLAAGANDYLAKPVDMERLVSLIRVWLAPQGF
- a CDS encoding sensor histidine kinase; amino-acid sequence: MRSLFFYILSFFASVFPNARGALYAQDALRLPPQGRLDVRFENQVSTILDKTGAFHENPDQLLTQEWTQNIARSSLNMGYSNATLWVRFRLMAEPALAPRLVISMKEASLNRVVLYELVEGRLLRRAQGGGALHSRDRSINSLGIHLLLETPPPGPHEYVLSIQAMGGVLDGAFTLHEANSWIAHRMTPALIFQGVFYGLLFALMISNALTFVITRQRVHLYYVAYGFCVVSTVANFEGIFDWLMPWPAVGGWIYLAPIFSSCLAISLFLMLKNFYEADARFPRLALLFKLMIAINILPIIFTILGFSRAASQLINIQIIPATILVVASGWYVWREGFRPALYMIIARLLMLAFTAVIIMKLYNLVPSNTFTEYAFHIGTVLEMMIVYFGLAHRMKNLESQKDKAEQNERLATVRLDWFNTLVRVITHDMSTPISVISTSVDLELRRHQPSSSLKRNLERIQRAVNQQHDLLGHVREMIAVTTGKKTLHCVPIELQGKLNGLLLNFAERMEAKQIRVQLDKPEEPLYVLAEATALEHTILSNFMSNAIKFSQPGGTIQIQLLEEGEQAVIRFRDQGIGIPPDLIDKLFDPTKATSRPGTAHENGTGFGLPIAQVYIEQFNGTVSVSSQVAAQEGDPSGTTFEIRLPLCAAEADGRETRISA